A DNA window from Helianthus annuus cultivar XRQ/B chromosome 15, HanXRQr2.0-SUNRISE, whole genome shotgun sequence contains the following coding sequences:
- the LOC110911097 gene encoding uncharacterized protein LOC110911097: MWNMKARIIRKWNQGYKMEIIFIDEKGAKIQAGIKSHLIPVFDGQLQEDVVVILLKFGVGENKDLYKIVVQPYKINFYRCTTVTRVRGWQCVEYGFNFRAYEDILQGEALNALSVDVAGSVISCGDLEIFDRPPKETKKMNFDIEDLE; the protein is encoded by the exons ATGTGGAACATGAAGGCGAGAATTATTCGAAAATGGAATCAGGGTTACAAGATGgagatcatcttcattgatgagaAG GGTGCTAAGATTCAAGCAGGTATTAAGAGTCATCTGATACCTGTTTTTGATGGACAGCTGCAAGAAGATGTTGTTGTGATTCTGTTGAAATTTGGTGTTGGTGAgaataaagatttatataaaATAGTAGTGCAGCCttataaaatcaacttttatAGATGCACAACTGTTACTCGTGTGAGAGGTTGGCAATGTGTTGAGTATGGTTTCAATTTCAGAGCTTATGAAGATATTCTTCAAGGAGAGGCGTTAAACGCTTTGAGTGTTG ATGTTGCTGGATCTGTGATTTCTTGTGGAGATCTTGAAATCTTTGATCGACCTCCAAAGGAGACTAAGAAGATGAATTTCGATATTGAAGATTTGGAATAA
- the LOC110911096 gene encoding SUMO-conjugating enzyme SCE1 — protein sequence MSGGIARGRLTEERKAWRKNHPHGFVAKPESLPDGSVNLMIWHCTIPGKTGTDWEGGYYPLTLHFTEDYPSKPPKCKFPPGFFHPNVYPSGTVCLSILNEDSGWRPAITVKQILVGIQDLLDSPNPADPAQTDGYHLFIQDTVEYKKRVRQQAKQYPALV from the exons ATGTCCGGTGGTATCGCTCGTGGTCGTCTCACCGAAGAACGCAAAGCATGGCGAAAGAATCACCCGCAT GGTTTTGTGGCGAAGCCTGAGAGTTTGCCTGATGGTTCTGTGAATTTGATGATTTGGCATTGTACGATTCCCGGTAAGACTGGG ACTGACTGGGAGGGCGGCTATTACCCCCTAACCCTCCACTTCACCGAGGACTACCCGAGCAAACCGCCCAAATGTAAATTCCCTCCGGGCTTCTTTCATCCCAATGTTTACCCTTCCGGAACTGTTTGTTTGTCCATCCTTAACGAAGACAGT GGTTGGAGGCCAGCAATAACAGTTAAACAAATTCTAGTCGGCATCCAGGATTTATTGGATTCCCCCAACCCTGCTGATCCTGCCCAGACCGATGGATATCACCTCTTTATCCAA GATACTGTTGAGTACAAGAAACGGGTCCGCCAGCAAGCAAAGCAATATCCCGCGCTCGTTTAG
- the LOC110911098 gene encoding uncharacterized protein LOC110911098 isoform X2, with product MDDLVAYYLQPAQYSYHHPPPPPPGAAQPPPPAAVPPYHHHHPHHQQQQPPFASYAPPLYTPSFQDEVRTLFIAGLPDDVKPREIYNLFREFPGYESCHLRSPSPTQTQPFGFAVFVDQPSALAALHALHGMVFDLEKGSTLHIDLAKSNSRSKRSRIDDERHGSDKRAKGSSTYTRGISDPGVGSVHLPGLSNSAYNMIGYPSAQSHGSFDVRPENTGASVRNSSAPPCPTIFVANLGPACTEQELTQVFSRCRGFLKLKIQSTYGTPVAFVDFADTACSSEALNQLQGTVLHSSVAGEGMRLEFAKSRMGMRSKKSR from the exons ATGGACGATCTGGTTGCATACTACCTACAACCGGCGCAATACTCCTACCACCACCCACCCCCTCCGCCACCGGGAGCggcacaaccaccaccacctgccGCCGTACCTCcgtaccaccaccaccacccccaccaccagcagcagcaacctccATTCGCATCGTACGCTCCACCGCTGTATACGCCGTCGTTTCAAGACGAAGTTCGTACGCTGTTCATTGCTGGACTTCCTGATGACGTGAAGCCTCGTGAGATTTATAACTTGTTTCGTGAGTTTCCTGGTTATGAATCGTGTCACCTTCGTAGCCCTAGTCCTACACAAACACAG CCATTTGGGTTTGCCGTCTTCGTGGATCAGCCTTCTGCACTTGCAGCATTGCACGCCCTACAT GGGATGGTCTTCGATCTCGAGAAGGGTTCAACACTACATATTGACCTCGCAAAATCAAATTCAAGGTCTAAACGCTCAAGAATag ATGATGAAAGGCATGGATCTGACAAGAGGGCAAAAGGGTCATCAACATATACAAGGGGCATTTCTGATCCTG GTGTTGGCAGCGTTCACTTGCCTGGATTGAGTAATTCCGCTTACAACATGATTGGTTATCCATCTGCACAAAG TCACGGAAGCTTTGATGTTCGACCTGAGAACACTGGTGCAAGCGTG AGAAACTCTTCCGCTCCCCCATGTCCAACAATATTTGTGGCTAATTTGGGACCCGCTTGTACTGAGCAAGAGCTTACTCAAGTATTTTCAAG ATGTCGTGGATTTTTGAAATTAAAGATTCAGAGTACATACGGGACCCCAGTGGCATTTGTTGACTTTGCg GATACTGCGTGTTCTAGCGAAGCTTTGAATCAGTTACAAGGCACCGTTCTACACTCATCGGTGGCTGGTGAAGGGATGCGGTTAGA GTTTGCTAAATCGAGGATGGGCATGCGGAGTAAGAAGTCTAGGTAA
- the LOC110911098 gene encoding uncharacterized protein LOC110911098 isoform X1: MDDLVAYYLQPAQYSYHHPPPPPPGAAQPPPPAAVPPYHHHHPHHQQQQPPFASYAPPLYTPSFQDEVRTLFIAGLPDDVKPREIYNLFREFPGYESCHLRSPSPTQTQPFGFAVFVDQPSALAALHALHGMVFDLEKGSTLHIDLAKSNSRSKRSRIDDERHGSDKRAKGSSTYTRGISDPAGVGSVHLPGLSNSAYNMIGYPSAQSHGSFDVRPENTGASVRNSSAPPCPTIFVANLGPACTEQELTQVFSRCRGFLKLKIQSTYGTPVAFVDFADTACSSEALNQLQGTVLHSSVAGEGMRLEFAKSRMGMRSKKSR; the protein is encoded by the exons ATGGACGATCTGGTTGCATACTACCTACAACCGGCGCAATACTCCTACCACCACCCACCCCCTCCGCCACCGGGAGCggcacaaccaccaccacctgccGCCGTACCTCcgtaccaccaccaccacccccaccaccagcagcagcaacctccATTCGCATCGTACGCTCCACCGCTGTATACGCCGTCGTTTCAAGACGAAGTTCGTACGCTGTTCATTGCTGGACTTCCTGATGACGTGAAGCCTCGTGAGATTTATAACTTGTTTCGTGAGTTTCCTGGTTATGAATCGTGTCACCTTCGTAGCCCTAGTCCTACACAAACACAG CCATTTGGGTTTGCCGTCTTCGTGGATCAGCCTTCTGCACTTGCAGCATTGCACGCCCTACAT GGGATGGTCTTCGATCTCGAGAAGGGTTCAACACTACATATTGACCTCGCAAAATCAAATTCAAGGTCTAAACGCTCAAGAATag ATGATGAAAGGCATGGATCTGACAAGAGGGCAAAAGGGTCATCAACATATACAAGGGGCATTTCTGATCCTG CAGGTGTTGGCAGCGTTCACTTGCCTGGATTGAGTAATTCCGCTTACAACATGATTGGTTATCCATCTGCACAAAG TCACGGAAGCTTTGATGTTCGACCTGAGAACACTGGTGCAAGCGTG AGAAACTCTTCCGCTCCCCCATGTCCAACAATATTTGTGGCTAATTTGGGACCCGCTTGTACTGAGCAAGAGCTTACTCAAGTATTTTCAAG ATGTCGTGGATTTTTGAAATTAAAGATTCAGAGTACATACGGGACCCCAGTGGCATTTGTTGACTTTGCg GATACTGCGTGTTCTAGCGAAGCTTTGAATCAGTTACAAGGCACCGTTCTACACTCATCGGTGGCTGGTGAAGGGATGCGGTTAGA GTTTGCTAAATCGAGGATGGGCATGCGGAGTAAGAAGTCTAGGTAA